The nucleotide sequence CCTTTTGCCAAGttgaatttttgtcaatttgatCTTGATGGGAAAAATCTACTTTGAGgtagggatacatttcattcCCAAATTTTTAGATGTACCATATTTAgtttatgaattaattattttttttacattaagtccaaaaatggtaaattacttaattttggatggaaaaagTCACGTGTTTGGCACGTGGCCGGTTAAGTAAAAATAACTTTTCAATTAAAATTAATGGTCAAGTCAATCTTCTTCATCCAAATTGaatattttaccctttttgaactaAATGTGGtccaaaataattaatttatatACTAAATGTGGTGCGTCTAAAAGTTTGGGGATGAAATATGTCTCTAACTCAAAATTTAAGgagaaaaagtgaatttttccctTATCTTGATTTTTCTTGCTGAAATTGACGGGGTTGAATAAGCACGCTGTCAGCCACTCTTTCACAAGAAAATCGCTGACCATTGTTGGCCACTCTGTTAGCCACCTGCCTTTAGTTTCGACCATCTGACAGGCTTCAAGCGACAAAGGCAAATTGAACTTTTCGGCCACCTACTTAACCATCGGGCATTCGAAGTGGAAGAAATCAATTAAAGAATTGTTTATTTGGATAGTGTTTCGGCCACCCTCTCTGGACTCAACCAGAGGGGCTAGTTTTTTTAAACATCTAAAGCAAGACCGTTGGAAGATAGTTTGGACTAAATTTTTATTGCATGCAAGTCATGAAGTTTGAAACTGTGTTTTTAAACTCGAACCGGATCAGTCAggtcgaaccgggaaccggccaagTATCCAGTCCGAGTTGCTCTAAAAAACTGAATGTTTAAAACTCGGTCAAACCCGATAAAAAATCGGATTTGACGGGGTTTGACCGGCAAACCGAATAAACGGATTTGATACAaagccttctctttcttttttgctCTTCTTTCTTACAAACCAGTGGTGGGATCTTGGTGGGCTCGATGGAAAGATATAATGGGGCCTCTTAATTGAAGCAGGGATCTAACATGACATGCGCAGCAGAGTTGGAGACCTCAGCCACTAAGTCCCTActgcccaaattttttttttgaaaggtcaaagcaatttgaatattatgtttTGGCTCCTAAGTTGTTAAAACTTattaatatatctcaaatatttcatactatATAAATGTTGTCCTAAAGTCTAgagttatttttcaatcaattcataattttaattataaacttgttaatgttcatTGAATAATATATATTGCTACTTGATCattctaatttttttgtattttcttgttaaatatatttgaagcatcaaatatatatataaatatacatgtattaatattaacatgttcttaagtattttacatacaatattttaatttttaaataatttttatttatgacatcatccgGTTCAACTCCGATCGAACCCATTGATCCCTGACTCCTAAGGACAACCGAATCGATGCCCGGCTCGAGTCTGAAAACATAGGtttgaaataaataaaactcTGTACCTACATTTATTCAACCTTTTGAGTGATTGTATTAGAAagggaaatttgccaaattggtccctaatattttcacaaaaaacttttttagtccATTACATTTAAAATCAGCCATAATAATTGCTAACACATAAATTATGTGCCAGTTTGGTCCTAATGCTCGTATTTGCTCCTTTTTCCGGCTAAAAATAGCACACCAGCATaatttaagggcaaaattgaaaACTTTCATTAAATCATAATTTTGCAACCCTCAAACTCTTCCACCGCTTCTTCAATTGGTTCTCAGCCTACTGCTACTTCATAATTTGTTCTTCTTGTTTATTCTTGAATTCCAACTGTAGTTTCCATTCTTCTTTTTGCTTAAAATCCCAGCTTCCAATTtgtattttcatatttttgtgGTGGTGTAGAAAAGAGCTGAGGAAAAAGTGAATCATCATCATCTTACCGGTAAGAGTTTGAGGGATGAGTAGGCTGAGAACTGGGATTTGTATTTCCAATAAGAATTTCTCCATCTCCAAATATCCTAACATTAGTGgcaaaaaatgcatgaaatccAAAACAGCTCTTTAACTGCATGCAATGACAAAAAAATCTCATGAATAACAAAGATCAAACGGGTATAAATAATTTAATACAGGTGAAAGTGCAATAAATTAAATGGATATCTGAAGGCATATCAGAGAGGAAAATAGTACCTTGTTAAGGTCAAGAGCTTTAAAAGCCTCTTCTGCTTTTTCCAACCTCTCTTTCTCTTTAGGCAAATTATCTCGAGCTAATTTATTAAAGAAGCCCAAGATGGGATTATCACTTGTTTCCCGGTTAAGCTCCTTTAGCTTCCTATCGGTCCtcttcttttctaactttataGCAGCCTCAATAGATGGATTCCGCATGAACTTCTTGAAGTTCTCATCACTTTTCCAGTCCAATTCTTGCAGCTTCTCTTTCTCTTCCTTCTCCGCATCGGATTCAGCCTCAGGTTTGGACTCAGTTCCACTTACTCCGCTCTCTCCACTTAACTCACCTTCCAAACTCAAATCTTTCTTCTGGGGTTCCTCATTTTTAGGCTCTTCTGATACCACAGCtactgaagaagatgatgatgatgattcacTTTTTTCCTCAGCTCTAacataaaaatatgaaaatacaAATTGGGAACTGGGATTTAAGTAGGCTGAGAACCAATTGAAGAAGCGGTGGAAGAGTTTGAGGGATGCAAAATTATGGATTAACGAATGTTTCCGATTTTGCTCTTGAAATTATGTCAGTGTGCtatttttagcaaaaaaaaaagaacaaatacGAGCATTATGACCAAACTGGttcataatttatatgttaaGAACTATTCTgactgattttaaatgttagggactaaaaaagttttttgtgaaaatgttagggaccaatttggcaaatttccctATTAGAAACACTCTCATTTGTAATTCTTGTGAGGTTGAAAAAAAGAGTGTTATTTAAATAGAAAATGAGAAATACATTTGTATCAAGGAGATGTTTACTTATGAGAGTAACACAATCTTTAATTCAAACAAAAGTGAGCCACTCTTGTACAATTAATTGGTCATTGTctcatcaaattttgaaaagagaaGAGACACTTAGTGAAGAAATAGCTAAACTTGACGAAACTTGGGAGTAGGGGTAGAATTCAAGAAGGAAGTCGATCCACTATAAATTTGGTTAGCATCCCTTTaatctcttgtttcttttctcctAACTTATTTGTGTGCATTAATTGCAATATTTTTCCTTGCTATCTTATTTGCGTAAGTGTTTCTCAGTTAGGTAATTTGGTTAGTAAAAATTGGTTAAAATTACTTTTAGCTGCATGATTTTTAATTCAATCTGATGGACCCTGATCCTTCTTAAGTTGTCTTTGAGTCTTACAATGTGTACTCCTTGAGTTTAGGagaaatagaaaaatatttccACAGATTTACTAGTTAATTATAAAGAGCAATTTATGTTTAGCATAATCaaataatgataaaaaaaattataaattgttttctttgaagcaaatgataaaatcaaaaaaggaaaattgtagaGAAAGTGTCTACTTTAGTGGGTAAATATATGGATTCAGGCTATTGATTGTAGTAAATACTTTTTTCGAAAGGATATTTTGCAAGATATTCTTGTATGGGAACCAAATATACATTTTGTCTTTAGTGTGCAAATATGATGAAAAATTCTTTTTGGGTCAAAGAAATAGAGGAGCTTAGTGGAACAAAGAACGGGCCCAACTGAGTTTGTGAAGAAGACACTTGGAAGAATGTCTAATACAATTGAGAATTAATGTAATAACTCGTAATTGAAATGTAGAAAATTTAAATTGATTAAAAGCTAAAAATGGATAATAAATTTgattgaaagaaagaaaaacaaaattatgGAAAACTGGATAGTAATTGTATGATATAATTGACTGTAAAGATGTTTCAATTGTATATATGGTCTAAACTTTATGTCATCTACAATTcataaaagaggaaaaaatagaaattgaATATTGTAAGCAAAGGATTGCAAAAGTTAACATGTGATTACATTGATTATGAATCGTATTAAGAAGGAATAGAGTTAATAGTAGTGTTTTAAACTTAGACTGGATAATGACTCAATTAAGGTAAGTGTTCGGGGTTAATGGGTTTGACTGATCCTAAAGAATCGGATGACATCAGCAtgattttataaatattttaatcTAAAAGTAAATAGATCATGCACGAAGGGTACATATAAGTACAGGTACATTATTAATATGAATAAAAAGGTTCCTTTTatctttcaattttttattgcatttataatttaatttcattggataccaaaatcaaatttaatgttTTTAAGCATTAAATGGAAAAGAACCTatatcaaaatttaaatttttttaaagttttaaatGCACATTGATGAGCCTAAACCTAAATTCTCAATACCTATTTGtaccaaataaagaaataaaggTGCAAACTGGAATATTAAAAAGTTTTTGGGAGTATTCATAATTGTTCAAAATACTTAGGGGCTAGAACGAAATAAAAAAACTATGGATCAAATGTCTAATCTTTTAAATGGATCCTCTTTTTTAAAGGAAGGACATCA is from Coffea arabica cultivar ET-39 unplaced genomic scaffold, Coffea Arabica ET-39 HiFi ptg000054l, whole genome shotgun sequence and encodes:
- the LOC113713976 gene encoding probable zinc metalloprotease EGY3, chloroplastic; this encodes MEQNRKHSLIHNFASLKLFHRFFNWFSAYLNPSSQFVFSYFYVRAEEKSESSSSSSSVAVVSEEPKNEEPQKKDLSLEGELSGESGVSGTESKPEAESDAEKEEKEKLQELDWKSDENFKKFMRNPSIEAAIKLEKKRTDRKLKELNRETSDNPILGFFNKLARDNLPKEKERLEKAEEAFKALDLNKLKSCFGFHAFFATNVRIFGDGEILIGNTNPSSQPTHPSNSYR